GCCGATGCCCAGGGCAAGTTGTCCGAGATCCGCGCGCAGGCCAGCGCCATGATGTCGGAGCTGCGGCTGTACCAGAGCTACGGCGCACTGCAGAATGCCTACGGCCAGATGTTGGCAACGCTGGGTCTCGATCCGGTGCCGGAAACGGTGCAGGCGCATGACCTTGCCACGCTGCGCACGGCGATCGCCACACGCGAGCAGGAACTGGTGGAACCGGAGAAGAAGTAATGCGAAGTATCGTGCTCGCCAGCCTAGTGCTGGCGGCAGGCGTGGGCGCCGCACCGGCGCCCACGGCCTTTACGGGGGCCGACAAGGATGGCCGCATCCGCACCCAGCTGATGGCGCGCGAATCGGTGGTGATCTCGAGCGAGCTCAACGCCAAGATCGCCCGGCTGCCGCTCAAGGAGGGCGACAGCTTCAAGGCCGGCCAGACGCTGGTGTCGTTCGATTGCACGCTGTTCCAGGCACAGTTGCGCAAGGCCGAGGCGACCAACGAGGCCGCGCGCAAGCTGCTGGGTGTGAACCAGCGGCTGGCCGAGCTCAATTCGGTCGGCAGGCTGGAGGTGGAACAGGCCGAAGCCAAGGTCAAGGAATCGGCCGCCGAAGCGGCCTACATGCGCACCACGGTGAGCAAATGCGCCATCGGTGCCCCGTTCTCCGGCCGCGTGGCCAAGCGCATGGCCTCCAGCGCCGAGTTCGTCACGCCGGGCAAGCCGCTGCTAGAGATCGTCGACGTCAGCCAGCTGGAACTGCAGATGATCGTGCCGTCCAAGTGGCTGGCGCGGCTCAAGCCGGGCAGCACGTTCACCGTCAGCGTCGATGAGCTCGGCCAGAGCTATCCGGCCAAGGTCATCCGCATCGGCGCCAGGATTGATCCGGTCAGCCAGTCGATCGCCATCACCGGCCAGATCACCGGCAACCATCCGGACCTGCTGCCCGGCATGAGCGGCTGGGCCAGTTTCCCGGCCAAATGAGCGATCCCGCCGTCCAGGCGCTGCTGAGCCTCATCCAGCTCACCCATCGTGCCCGCGAAGCCAGCAGCGTCGAGGCGCTCGGCTTCGTGATGGTCAACGAAACGCTGAATCTGGTGCCCTATCGCCAGGCCGCGCTCTGGACCGAAGCCGGCCTTGGCCGCGTGGCGGCAGTATCGGGCCTGCCGCAGGCCGATCCCAATGCGCCCTATTTGCAATGGCTGACACTGCTGTGCCGCGCGCTGTCGCGCCAGCACGAGACCGTCACCGCACTCGACGCCGCCCAGGCCCCCGGCAACGCCGGTGAAGACTGGGCGGACTGGCTGCCCACCCACGCACTGTGGCTGCCATTGAAAAGCCCCGCTGGCCAGAACGAGGGCGGCTTGCTGCTGGCGCGCGATGTGGCCTATTCCGAGCACGAGCGCGCGGCCTTGACCGAGCTGGTCCACGCCTATGGCCATGCGCTGGCTGCGTTCCAGCCGCGCGAGCGGCTCGGCGTCCGGCTCAAGACCGCACTGCGTCCTGGCAAGCTGCAGCGCCGCATCCTCGCCGGCCTCGCGCTGGCCTGCCTGATTCCCGTGAAGCTCACGGTGCTGGCGCCGGCCGAAGTCACACCGCGCCAGCCCTTCCTGGTGCGCGCCCCGCTCGACGGGGTAATCGATCGCTTCTACGTCGAGCCCAACCAGCGCGTGGCCGTCGGCACGCCCCTGTTCAACCTCGACACCGCCGCGCTGCAGACGCGCCGTGCCGTGGCCCAGCGCGCCTACGACACAGCGCTTGAGGAATACCGACAGTCGGCCCAGCTCGCCGTCACCGACGACGAAAGCCGGCTGAAGATGGCATTGGCGCAGGGCGAGCTTGAGCAGAAGGCGCTGGAACTGCAGTACATGACCGAGCAGTTGCAACGGGTGCAGGTGAAGGCCGAGCGCGCCGGCGTGGCGGTATTCGGCGATGTGAACGACTGGCAGGGCAAGACGGTGAGCATCGGCGAGAAAGTGCTGCTGTTGGCCGACCCAGGCAAGGTGGAACTGGTCGCGCGCATGCCTGCTGCCGAGCAGATCGGCCTTGATGTCGGCGACACCATCACGCTCTACCCCAATGCCAGCCCGACCGAATCGTTCAACGCGCGCATCGTTGGCGTCTCGTACAGCGCCGAAGAGACCGAGCAGGGCGTGCTGGCCTATCGGGTGCGCGCCACCTTCCTGCACGACACGCCGCGGCTGGGGTTGCGCGGTACAGCCAGGTTGTCCGGCCAATGGGTGCCGTTCATCTACTACGCGCTGCGCCGTCCAATCGCGACCGTGCGCCAGTGGCTGGGCTGGTGATGCTGCCTCCCCTGCGCCAGGAGCTGACATTGCATCCCGGCCCACCGGGCTTCCACGGCGCGCCAACCTGGACGCTGCATGATCCAGCGGCCAACCGTTTCTACGAGTTGTCCTGGCCGGCCTTCGAGTTGCTGTCACGCTGGTCGCTGGGCAACGCGGACGCGTTGCTCGCGGCAATCGCAGGCGAAACCACGTTGCAGCTGGATCACGGCGATCTCGAAGCGGTGTTGCAGTTCCTGAACCAGCACAGCCTGCTGCTGTCGTGGCGTGCAGAGGACAGTGCACGGCTGTCGCGGATCGCAACCGGGCAGCGCATGAGCCACGCGATGTGGCTACTCAAGCACTACCTGTTCTTCCGCATACCGCTGTTGCGCCCCATGCCGGTGCTCAAGCGGCTGGCACCGCGTACCCGCTGGGTTTTCCATCCAGCGTTCTGGTGGACGATCGCCGGCTTCGCGCTGACCGGGTTGTTCCTGGTGTCGCGGCGCTGGGACGAGTTCACCCACACCTTTTCCGCCTATGCCGGCTTGTCCGGCCTGCTGGGCATCGGCATCGCGCTGTCGTTCGCCAAGGTGCTGCACGAGTTCGGTCACGCGCTCACCGCGTATCGCTATGGCTGCCGCGTTCCGACCATGGGCATGGCCTTTCTCGTGCTCTGGCCAGTGCTTTACACCGATACCAACGAAGCGTGGAAGCTGACCCGCCGCGAGGACAGGCTGAAGATCGGCGCAGCCGGCATGCTGGCCGAGCTAGCGCTGGCCGCCTGCGCCACCTTGCTGTGGAGCTTCCTGCCAGACGGCCCCGTTCGAGCCGGCGTATTCCTGCTCGCCACCAGCACCTGGCTGATCACGCTGGCGATCAACGCCAGCCCCTTCATGCGTTTCGACGGTTATTTCCTGCTGTCGGATGCGCTCAACATACCCAATCTGCACGAACGTGCCTTTGCCTTCGGCCGCTGGTGGCTGCGCGAGCGCCTGTTCGGTTTCAATGATCCGGTGCCCGAACACGTCACCCCGGAGCGCCAGCGTTTCCTGATCGGCTTCGCCTTCGCTACCTGGCTGTACCGGCTGGTGCTGTTCTTCGGCATTGCGCTGATGGTCTATCACCTGTTCTTCAAGGCCCTGGGTCTTGCCATGCTGGCCGTGGAACTGGGCTGGTTCATCGTTCTGCCGATCTGGCGCGAATTGAAGCAGTGGTGGCAACGGCGGCGCGAGCTGGGCTGGAATCGTGCCACCCGGCGCACCTTGGTGCTCGCGGTGGTGGCATTGCTGGTGGTGGTATTGCCTTGGCGTGGCGGCGTGCGTGCTCCGGCCGTGCTGAGCGCCAGCGAAAGCCAGGCGCTCTATGCCGCCGAAACCGCCAAGCTGCGCGGTGCAGCCGCCACGGAAGGCAGCCGTGTCACCGCCGGCCAGCTGCTGGCGCAGCTCGATTCACCGGAGCTCGACTTTCGCTTGGAGGCTGCCCGCCAGCGCGAAGCGCAATTGCGTTGGCAGGTGGAGCAGCAGCCATTCGCCGACAAGCTGCAGGAAGCCGGCGATGTGCTGCGCCGCCGCTGGATCGCCGCCCGCGAGGAAGTATCGGGCCTCGCACTGCAACGCCAGCAGTTGCAGGTGCGCGCGCCGTTTGCCGGCCGGATCGTCGACGCCAACCCCATGCTCGCCGACGGCGCCTGGCTGGCACGCGGCGAGAAGCTGTTCCAGCTTGTCGGGGAGCGGAATACGCTGAAAGTCGAAGCCTATGTCGGCGAGGGCGATCACGATGCATTGCGCCCCGATGGCGGCGGCGTATTCATCGCCAACCTGCCGGAATTTGGCCGGATACGCTGCCGCGGCGCGCATGCCGAAAGCGTGAACATCCACGCACTGCCGCAGCCCTATCTCGCCAGCGTGCATGGCGGGCCCATCAGCACGGTGCAGCAACAGCAGGCACTGGTCCCGCTGGAGGCGACCTACCGGGTGCGGCTCGGTGATTGCGACCACCGCGCGCTGCCGGCCGAACTGGCCGGGCAAGTGACGCTGGAACGCACCCACCGCAGCCTGGCCGGCCAAGGCTGGACCTGGCTGGCCGCGCTGTGGCAGCGCGAGCGCGGCCTGTAGCGCACGCAAAAAAGCCCCGCCGTGGCGGGGCTGGCTGAAGCGGCGGCGATCTACTTACCGCGGTTCAGCTCCTTGTCGACCGAATACTTGCCGCCTGCCACCGTCACTTCGGCGGTCAGGCCGTTCTCGGTGAACTGGTAGGCATAGACACCCTTGGCAATCGGTGCAGCGCCCGTGACATCGCCACCAGCGTCGCCAGCCTTGGCGGCAGCCGTGCCCTGGCCTTCCAGCGTCCAACCCTTGGTGATGAACTTCTTGTAAGCCGCAGCATCGGTGAACACCAGCACCAGGCGCGAATTCTTGGCGCCCAGACCCAGGCCAGCCTTAGCCTGCACCACATTCATGAAGGTTTCTTTGCCGCCGCTGACGGCCACACCTTCGCCACCACCGGCGCCGAGGAACACCACCTGCACGCTGCCGGTATTGAACACCGCATAACCGGCGGCCTTGGCGATGTCATCCTTGGCCTTCGGATGCTTGGCATAGATCTCGTTCAACGACTCCTGCGCCATCTTGCGAATGCCAGCGCGGCGTTCGGAAGGGCTTTTCTTGCTCTGTTCAGTGTGCTGCTCCTTGTTGGCACCCGTAGCAGTTTCCGGCGCCACGTTGTCCGCTTGGACGTGCACCCCCGCCAGCAGCAGGGCACCCGCAAGGGCAGAGAGAGTATGTTTCAGCATGGGAGTACTCCTTTCGCAGAAGAGGCCTTTTCACCTTACTCGTCGCTTTTGATTCACCGCACTGAAAAATTAACACTCCGCATAGCTGGTGGCTGATGCACGCGCAGCCCAAGGCAGGAAGAAGCGTGCTTTGCGCTATGCTCCACAGGCATCCCGGAATCCTGCCATGACGTTGACCAACGGCCTTTTCATCCTGCTGGTACTGCTGCTTGCCAGCGCCTTCTTCTCCATTGCCGAGATCTCGCTCGCAGCGGCGCGACGCTTTCGCCTGCAGGCACTGGCCGATGAAGGGCAGCTCGCGGCGCAGCGGGTGCTGGAGCTGCAGCAACGCCCCGGTGATTTCTTCACCGTGGTGCAGATCGGGGTCAACGCGGTCGCCATCCTCGGCGGCCTGGTCGGCGATGCCGTGTTCTCCGAGCGTGCCCGCGACTGGTTCTTGCAATGGCAGGGCAACCCCGAGCATGCCGCGCGCTTCAGCTTCCTGGTTACTTTTGCGCTGACCACCGGCCTCTTCATCCAGTTCGCCGACCTCATTCCCAAGCGGCTGGCCATGCTCGCACCCGAGCGACTGGCGATGGCGGTGGTACAGCCGATGCAGACGCTGGTATGGTTGTTGCGCCCGCTGGTGCTGGTGTTCGACGGCATCGCCAGTGCCATCCTGCGCGCGTTCAAGCTGCCGGCCCGCCGCGACGAATCGGTGACGGCCGACGAGATCGTCGCGGTGATCGAGGCTGGCGCCGCTGCGGGCACGGTGGCGCGCACCGAGCATTCGGTGATCGAGAATGTGTTCGAGCTCGCCGAGCGCTTC
This region of Chitinolyticbacter meiyuanensis genomic DNA includes:
- a CDS encoding efflux RND transporter periplasmic adaptor subunit, with the translated sequence MRSIVLASLVLAAGVGAAPAPTAFTGADKDGRIRTQLMARESVVISSELNAKIARLPLKEGDSFKAGQTLVSFDCTLFQAQLRKAEATNEAARKLLGVNQRLAELNSVGRLEVEQAEAKVKESAAEAAYMRTTVSKCAIGAPFSGRVAKRMASSAEFVTPGKPLLEIVDVSQLELQMIVPSKWLARLKPGSTFTVSVDELGQSYPAKVIRIGARIDPVSQSIAITGQITGNHPDLLPGMSGWASFPAK
- a CDS encoding efflux RND transporter periplasmic adaptor subunit, with product MSDPAVQALLSLIQLTHRAREASSVEALGFVMVNETLNLVPYRQAALWTEAGLGRVAAVSGLPQADPNAPYLQWLTLLCRALSRQHETVTALDAAQAPGNAGEDWADWLPTHALWLPLKSPAGQNEGGLLLARDVAYSEHERAALTELVHAYGHALAAFQPRERLGVRLKTALRPGKLQRRILAGLALACLIPVKLTVLAPAEVTPRQPFLVRAPLDGVIDRFYVEPNQRVAVGTPLFNLDTAALQTRRAVAQRAYDTALEEYRQSAQLAVTDDESRLKMALAQGELEQKALELQYMTEQLQRVQVKAERAGVAVFGDVNDWQGKTVSIGEKVLLLADPGKVELVARMPAAEQIGLDVGDTITLYPNASPTESFNARIVGVSYSAEETEQGVLAYRVRATFLHDTPRLGLRGTARLSGQWVPFIYYALRRPIATVRQWLGW
- a CDS encoding HlyD family efflux transporter periplasmic adaptor subunit; amino-acid sequence: MLPPLRQELTLHPGPPGFHGAPTWTLHDPAANRFYELSWPAFELLSRWSLGNADALLAAIAGETTLQLDHGDLEAVLQFLNQHSLLLSWRAEDSARLSRIATGQRMSHAMWLLKHYLFFRIPLLRPMPVLKRLAPRTRWVFHPAFWWTIAGFALTGLFLVSRRWDEFTHTFSAYAGLSGLLGIGIALSFAKVLHEFGHALTAYRYGCRVPTMGMAFLVLWPVLYTDTNEAWKLTRREDRLKIGAAGMLAELALAACATLLWSFLPDGPVRAGVFLLATSTWLITLAINASPFMRFDGYFLLSDALNIPNLHERAFAFGRWWLRERLFGFNDPVPEHVTPERQRFLIGFAFATWLYRLVLFFGIALMVYHLFFKALGLAMLAVELGWFIVLPIWRELKQWWQRRRELGWNRATRRTLVLAVVALLVVVLPWRGGVRAPAVLSASESQALYAAETAKLRGAAATEGSRVTAGQLLAQLDSPELDFRLEAARQREAQLRWQVEQQPFADKLQEAGDVLRRRWIAAREEVSGLALQRQQLQVRAPFAGRIVDANPMLADGAWLARGEKLFQLVGERNTLKVEAYVGEGDHDALRPDGGGVFIANLPEFGRIRCRGAHAESVNIHALPQPYLASVHGGPISTVQQQQALVPLEATYRVRLGDCDHRALPAELAGQVTLERTHRSLAGQGWTWLAALWQRERGL
- a CDS encoding YSC84-related protein; this translates as MLKHTLSALAGALLLAGVHVQADNVAPETATGANKEQHTEQSKKSPSERRAGIRKMAQESLNEIYAKHPKAKDDIAKAAGYAVFNTGSVQVVFLGAGGGEGVAVSGGKETFMNVVQAKAGLGLGAKNSRLVLVFTDAAAYKKFITKGWTLEGQGTAAAKAGDAGGDVTGAAPIAKGVYAYQFTENGLTAEVTVAGGKYSVDKELNRGK